Below is a window of Christensenella minuta DNA.
TGTGTTTCTGGACCGTATCAATCGCGATAACCCTGTGCCTTCCCTCGGGGAGGTGGAAAGCACGAACCCCTGTGGCGAACAACCACTGCTGCCTTTTGAAAGTTGTAATCTTGGCTCTATTAATCTCGATGCAATGCTCATCAGAAAAGGCGGCGGATACGAATTGGATTATGAGGAATTCGAGCGGACGATTCGGCACGCGGTCCATTTTCTTGACAATGTTATCACCGTAAATAATTATCCGCTTGATGAAATCCGGGAAATGACTCTTTCTACCCGCAAGATCGGGCTTGGACTGATGGGGTTTGCGGATATTTTGTATAAGCTGAAGATCCCTTATAATTCCGACGAGGCGATTGAACTGGCGGAAAAAGTGATGAAATTTCTGCGGGATACCGCGCGGGACGCCTCCAACGAGCTTGCAAAGGAACGGGGAACATTCCCGACTTATTCGGAGAGTGTATTTAAATCAAAGGGGATCGTCCAGAGAAACGCCACTGTTACGACTATTGCCCCTACGGGTACGATTTCGATCATTTGCGGAGCGTCTTCGGGGATTGAACCGATCTTCGGCCTTTCCTATATTCGTAACGTTATGGATAACGATGAACTTCTTGAGATACATCCTTACTTCGAGGAAGTTATGAAGGAGAGAGGACTCTACAGTAAAGAGCTGATGTCCCGGATTGCGCAGGAAGGCACGATCGCTCATATTGAAGAAATACCGCAGGATATTCGCGATATCTTTGTAACTGCGCATGATATTACACCGGAATATCATGTCCGTATGCAGGCGGCTTTCCAAAAATATACGGACAATGCGGTTTCCAAGACCGTGAATTTCCCGCGCGAGGCGACGCAGGACGATGTGCGGACAGTCTATGAATTGGCGTACGAGCTTGGGCTCAAGGGCGTCACGATTTATCGCGATGGCTCCCGCGACGCGCAGGTCCTGAATATTGGCAAGGTAAATAAAACGGAGGAAGCACAGGCCTCTGCCGTCACAATGGAAAAGGATGCAGGCAGGGTCGCCCCGAGGATGCGGCCGGAGATCACGCAAGGGGTTACCCAAAAAGTCAAGATTGGTTGCGGGAATCTCTATATTACGGTGAATTATGATGAAAACGGCATTTGTGAAGTGTTTACGAATTTGGGGCGCGCGGGTGGATGTCCGTCGCAGTCCGAAGCAACGAGCCGCCTGATCTCGACGGCGCTGCGTTCCGGCATGGATGTAGAATCCATTGTTGAGCAGCTGCGCGGAATCCGCTGCCATTCCACACTCCGTAAGGGCGGGGACGTGAAGGTGCTGTCCTGCCCGGACGCAATCGGCCGGGTTCTGCAGACGGTGGCACAAATGCAGAGCGAAAAAATTGCCCCGCTCGTCATGCAGGACGAGCCCGAGGTACCGGATGATTCCAAATGTCCGGAATGCGGAAAGCCGCTGGCGTTTGAAGGCGGATGCAATATCTGCCGTTCCTGCGGTTATTCCAAATGCGGATAACCGAGCGGATTAACAAAAGCAGGCGGAAAATAAACGGTATTTCCGCCTGCTTTTGTATGCGGAAACAATTTGTGCTCCAAATTATTCAGTTTATAGTTGATTTTTCGTGGTAGATGTATGATACTTAGTAAGAGAATCTGACCTGTGAAAAGAGGTTTTTTATGCCTGCCAAGGAATTTGAAAGCAAGCTGCGCTATTTGATTATTTCCGTACCCGATGTAATTCGGTCGGCACCGGGAATTAAAATATTCGGACGTACTCTTCGGTCGTTCCTATTTACGACGGATATTGCTCTTATTCGGAATACCGATGCGGATGCGGTTATGGCAGTCTATCCGTTCACGCCGCAGCCCTCCATCAATCAGGCGATCATGACGACGGCAGATGTACCCGTGATGTGCAGCGTCGGAGGCGGAGAACTGAAGGATGAACGGGCGGTGCATCTGGCGCTGGAAACCGAATTCCGTGGAGCGGTGGGAGCCGTGCTGAGCCCGGAAATCGACAACGACATCGTTGCGAAGATTAAGAAGCGCGTCGACATCCCTGTCGTGGTGACAGTAGTATCGGAAAAAGAAGACATTGAGCGAAGAATTGAAAGCGGCGCGGATATCCTCAATGTGTCGGGTGCGGACAATACCTGCCGCATCATTGAACGGATACGCAATAAATATCCGTATATTCCGATTATCGCCACAGGAGGCCCCACGGATGACAGTATCCGGGAAACGATTGACTGCGGCGCGGACGCGATTACCTACACGCCCCCGACCAATGCGGAATTGTTCAAGAAGACCATGCAGCTTTTCCGGGAAAATTTGTAAATAAAAAAATCCGGCCGTCGGCCGGATTTTTTACTGCTCAGTTAAACATTCTGCCTGTAAGGGCGCCTACGAGAATGAACAAGCCAAGTCCGATAATCAGGCCGATCAGCCAAAACTTAGTGAATAGAGTCAGCCGCATATCGAGCGTACGTTCAATTTTGCGCTGCCCAAATATGATAACGGCGAATATAATGACGAATAAATA
It encodes the following:
- a CDS encoding vitamin B12-dependent ribonucleotide reductase: MMLSKNAVTVLERRYLKKDAAGQPTEKPDDLFKRVAQAIAEADKEFNIDADVKATQDVFYDMMSRLKFMPNSPTLMNAGRPLGQLSACFVLPVSDSMEDIFDALKNAALIHKSGGGTGFSFSRLRPAGAAVNSTGGVASGPISFMKVFNAATEAVKQGGTRRGANMGILRIDHPDIMDFIQCKKNTAEITNFNISVGITEEFMKAVHEKREYALVDPHDKKECGRLYAPAVFDLIVKMAWTNGEPGIVFLDRINRDNPVPSLGEVESTNPCGEQPLLPFESCNLGSINLDAMLIRKGGGYELDYEEFERTIRHAVHFLDNVITVNNYPLDEIREMTLSTRKIGLGLMGFADILYKLKIPYNSDEAIELAEKVMKFLRDTARDASNELAKERGTFPTYSESVFKSKGIVQRNATVTTIAPTGTISIICGASSGIEPIFGLSYIRNVMDNDELLEIHPYFEEVMKERGLYSKELMSRIAQEGTIAHIEEIPQDIRDIFVTAHDITPEYHVRMQAAFQKYTDNAVSKTVNFPREATQDDVRTVYELAYELGLKGVTIYRDGSRDAQVLNIGKVNKTEEAQASAVTMEKDAGRVAPRMRPEITQGVTQKVKIGCGNLYITVNYDENGICEVFTNLGRAGGCPSQSEATSRLISTALRSGMDVESIVEQLRGIRCHSTLRKGGDVKVLSCPDAIGRVLQTVAQMQSEKIAPLVMQDEPEVPDDSKCPECGKPLAFEGGCNICRSCGYSKCG
- a CDS encoding beta/alpha barrel domain-containing protein, with the protein product MPAKEFESKLRYLIISVPDVIRSAPGIKIFGRTLRSFLFTTDIALIRNTDADAVMAVYPFTPQPSINQAIMTTADVPVMCSVGGGELKDERAVHLALETEFRGAVGAVLSPEIDNDIVAKIKKRVDIPVVVTVVSEKEDIERRIESGADILNVSGADNTCRIIERIRNKYPYIPIIATGGPTDDSIRETIDCGADAITYTPPTNAELFKKTMQLFRENL